From the Nevskia ramosa DSM 11499 genome, the window CGAGCACGCCGCCCCAGGTGTCGAAGATCATCAGCGCGTTGGCGCCCGCATCGGCCTGCGCAGCGAGATACAGCGCTACGCTTTCGGTGAGCTTGTCGAGCAGCGCTTTCAGCAAGTGCGGCGCGCCATAGCGCATCGCCTTGGCATTGCGGAAATCCTTAGAGCCGCTGCCTTCGATCATATAAGTGGCGAGCGTCCACGGGCTGCCCGCAAAACCGATCAACGGCACGCGGCCAGCAAGGCCTTTCTTGCAGGCGCGGACGCCATCCATCACGTAGCGCAGCTCGGTTTCCGGATCCGGGATCGGCAACGCGGCAATGTCGGCAGCGGTGCGCACGGTCTTCTTGAAGGCTGGACCCTCGCCCTCGGTGAAGTACAGGCCCAGGCCCATCGCGTCCGGAATGGTCAGGATGTCCGAGAACAGGATCGCGGCGTCGAAGCCGTAGCGATCGATCGGCTGCAGCGTGACTTCGCAGGCCAGATCCGGGTTCTTGCACAGGCTGAGGAAATCACCGGCCTTGGCGCGCGACGCGCGGTACTCGGGCAAGTAACGGCCAGCCTGGCGCATCAGCCAGACCGGCGTGCGGTCGACCGGCTGGCGCTTCAGC encodes:
- the hemE gene encoding uroporphyrinogen decarboxylase is translated as MTNQPEHLQNDRFLRALKRQPVDRTPVWLMRQAGRYLPEYRASRAKAGDFLSLCKNPDLACEVTLQPIDRYGFDAAILFSDILTIPDAMGLGLYFTEGEGPAFKKTVRTAADIAALPIPDPETELRYVMDGVRACKKGLAGRVPLIGFAGSPWTLATYMIEGSGSKDFRNAKAMRYGAPHLLKALLDKLTESVALYLAAQADAGANALMIFDTWGGVLDREGYKFFSLASMAKLVDRLKVLAPGVPVILFSKGCGQFLLEMSATGCAGLGVDWTTNIGDARHMVGGSVALQGNLDPTALFAPPETIRDLVGKILDDYGPANGHIFNLGHGIVPGTPPENVAALVEAVRELSPQYHEIAEAEAP